The DNA region CTCACAGGATTCCTCCAGAAAGAGACGGTAGCGTTGTCAATCGCAGGATAGCGGCTGCGGCCGCTCAGGACGCCTGAGCAGTAGGCTCAGCATATAGATATGGAGTTCGCTATGCGTGGAACCAAGGCCTCTCGCGGGCTTGTGGTGGCTGCTGCGTTGATGTTCGGCGCGTTGGGCTCGTCCCTCGCGGTGGCAGACCCCGAGCCAGCCCCCGCTCCGGCCGTGCCGACAGCGGAGACCCCGACCATGACCACCGAGACCCCGACCCCGGTCTCGCCCGAGTCCACCGCCCCCGTCCCCGCCGGCACGACTGGCGGCTCGGCCTGCGCGGTGATCCGGTCCAACAAGACCCAGATCGACGATGCGACCTGGCCGCTCAAGGTCGCCACGAAGGTCGAGGGCTGGGACTGGAGCGGCGACGCTGTGGAAGCTCGTGCCCGCATCGACAGCCAGCTCCCCCAATACTTGGCCAACCTCCAGGAAGGGGCCAAGCAGAACGACGAAACCGGCAGCGCGCTGCATGACGCGGTGGAGGCAGGCCACGAACTGATCACCACCATCGACCACAACGGCGACGCGGGCGACACCGCTGGCGCGATCAGCGCCTTCGACAAGGCGTTGAACGACGCGCTTCGCTCCTGCATCCAGCAGTAGTGCCTGAACGGGACTGAGACGCTCGAACGACTGAGGTTCTCGACATGGAAAAGCGGCCAGGTTTTCCTGGCCGCTTTTCCATGTCCCGCTTTTCTATGCCGCCGCGCGGCTCGTCACCAGAGCGGGTAGCCGCCTTCCGGGCCGAGCATCCGCTCAAGCCTGTGGCGGTGGACTTTGGCGAGCTCGTTGCGGACGACTTTGCCCTCGGTCTCTTCGTCGTTGTGCAACCGCTGTTCGGCCACAGCGATGACTTCTCCAGCGCTGAGCTCCCCCGCGTAGATGAGGAACGGGCGGTTGAAGTGCGCTTCGTACTGGCCGACGACAGCGTGCAGGCGGCTCATCACCGCGTGGTCCTGGTCCCAGATCGCGCACTGCTCGCCTTCGCTCGCTTTGCTCTTCGGCCTCGACCCGACGCCGGGGTGCGAGGCGACGATCTGGCCGAGGGTTTCCTCGTCCACCCGGAAAAGCTCGTGGTCGGCGAGGCTGAACAGGTCTGACCGGCTCGCGTACGGCCTGGCTTTGGCCAGCCGCTCCGCGAGGACCACGCAATGGCAACATTCGAAGAGGGCGCTCACGGCGCTTTTCGGCTCAAGGGCGTTCAGGCCTTCGAGTCCGATGCCTTGATGCATGAACACATTCTTATGTTCCCGCTTGCGACGGGGACATGTCCAATACCGGAGGGAAAATTATCGTGTCCGTAACACGGGGCCGCCCGTCGGGCTTGGGGGTATCGTGTGGGCATGAGGCTCTTGAGGACTGGTCTGTTCTGCGTCCTTCTGCTTGTGTTCCCCGTGCTCACCGGCTGCGCCGCGCCTGCTTTGCTCATGGCGGCGCGCATCGCGGACACAGCGGGCGGCGGCGCCGCGAGCGGGGGGTGGCAGGGGTATCTGCCCAAAGCGGAGGACTTCCCCGGCGGCTGGGACGTCTCTTCGGAGGAGGTGCTGCGGGGCGGGGCGAGCGCGATGTCGTCCCCGATCGACAGTTTGCGGCTGGTCTTCGGCTCCCCGCCGAAGGAATGCTCGCTGCCGGAGAGCTTGTACAAGGCTCAAAAGCATCCGTCGGTGACCGGGGTGAAGGCGCCGGACACCGGCGGCGGCAACGATTTCATCGCCAAGTCGCTGTCCGGGGACATGCATGCCGTCACGGTGGAAATCGGGCCTGCGGCGGGCAAGGAATCGCTGGTGGAGACGGTGCGCGGGCTCGCCGCGCGCTGCGGGAGCTTCCAATTCAGCAAGAACTCCAGCTACGACGACGACTTCCGGGTGGACGGCTCGATGAAACCCGCCGACCCGAAACTCGGCTTCGGCGACGCTGCCGGACTCGTGTTCGCCTTCGCCCCGAACATCAACATGGCGTTCGGCGGGCCCGGAACCGGGTCCGCGTTGGACTTCGGGTTCACCGAGACCGTCTACGCCGCCAAGATCAAAGGCGCGAGCGTGGTCGCGGTCAGCTTCTCGTTCAAAGACCCTGCCGCGGACTCCGCGCTCGTGTTGAAGCTCTTCCGGGACACCGCGAAACGCGTCAACGCGACATGACCGTCAGTGCCCGGAGGCCTTCGCCCGCTCGACGCTGCGCTGGATCTCCGCCTCGGCGGCCGCCCGGTCGGCCCAGTCGGCGGCCTGGACGGACTTGCCTGGCTCAAGGTCCTTGTAGTGCGAGAAGAAGTGCTTGATCGCGTCGAGGTCGAAGGCGGAGACGTCGGCGAGGTCCTGCACCGAGTCCCAACGCGGGTCGCCCGCGGGGACGGCGAGCACCTTCGCGTCGCCGCCCGCCTCGTCGGTCATGTTGAACAGGGCCACGGCGCGCGCGCGGACGACGACTCCGGGGAACACTGACTCCGGGAGCAGCACGAGGGCGTCGAGCGGGTCCCCGTCCTCGCCCAAGGTGTTCTCGATGTAGCCGTAGTCGCTCGGGTAGCCGAAGGAGGTGTACAAATACCGGTCCAGCGTCACCCGCCCGGTCGCGTGATCGACCTCGTACTTGTTGCGGCTGCCCTTGGGGATTTCTACGACCACGTCGAATTCGGCGCTCATCCTGTCCTCTTCTGCTTGTCGTGATGGAGTTCTTGGCGAGAGGAACAATACCGGTCCCGCCGAGCGCGGTGTGCGCTGCGTGGGCGATATCGCGTTACTGTGTGGATATGGCACCGCAACAGCGCTCTGCGCCCGCGCGCCCGAAACACCTCGCGCGTGGCGTGGTCGTGATCCTGGTTGCGCTGGTGGTCGTCGGGGTCGGGCTGTGGGGCTTTCAGGCCTACCAGTCGGCCAACGCCGCCGCCCCCGCCCCGGCTGAGCCGTCCCCCCGGTCTGCGTTGCGGCCAGAGATCCGCCCGGTCTCCCCGGACGCGCCGAGCCCGGCCGCAGCCGCCGTCGCGGCGGTGTTGGACCCGCTCGGCGACAACCCGCTGTTGGCGCGGTTCTCCGGCGTCGTGCTCGACGGGGTGAGCGGCGCCGCGCTGTGGCAGCGGGACCCCGACGCGGCGATGACCCCTGCTTCGACGATGAAGCTGCTCACAGCGGCTTCGGCGGTGCTGAGCCTGCCCCTGGGCGCTCGTCTGGCGACGCGTGTGGTGGCCGGCTCGGACCCGGGGCAAGTCGTCATCGTCGGCGCGGGAGACCCGACGCTTTCCGCGGCGCCCGACGGGGAGCAGTCGTTCTACCCCGGCGCGGCGCGGCTGGACGACCTCGTCGCCCAGGTCAAGCAACACCACCCAGGGCCGGTGGACGAAGTGCTCGTGGACGATTCGGCCTACGAGGGCCCGAATTTCGCCCAAGGCTGGCTCCCCGGCGACGTCGCAGACGGGTTCATCACGCCGATGGACCCGCTGATGCTGGACGGCGGCAGGCTGGACCGGAGCCGGGACGAGTCGCCGAGGACGACGACCCCCGCGCTCGACACGGGCAAGGAGCTCGCCCGGCGCCTCGGAGCCGACCCGGAGCGGACCCGGCTCGCGCCTGCCCCTGCGGGCGCGGTCGCATTGGCGCAGGTCCAATCTGCGCCGCTGCGCGAGCGCATCCTGCAATTCATGCTCGCCTCGGACAACGTCCTCGCGGAAGCCGTGGGGAGGGAAGTGGCGCGGGGCGCGGGCAAACCGGCTTCCTTCAGCGGCGCGGTCGCGGCCGAGAACGAGGTGCTCGGCAAGGCCGGTGTGGACCTTGCCGCCACGCGGCGCTTGGACTCCAACGGCCTTTCGCTCGACGACCGTCTTTCCGCCAGGACGCTGGCGCGGGTGCTGGCCCTGGCGACCGGGCGCTCCAGCGGACTGCGGCCTTTGTTGGACATGCTGCCGGTCGCCGGTGCGACCGGCACGCTCGCCGAGCGCTTCCGCGACCCGCTCAGCGGGCAG from Segniliparus rotundus DSM 44985 includes:
- a CDS encoding 2-oxo-4-hydroxy-4-carboxy-5-ureidoimidazoline decarboxylase — encoded protein: MHQGIGLEGLNALEPKSAVSALFECCHCVVLAERLAKARPYASRSDLFSLADHELFRVDEETLGQIVASHPGVGSRPKSKASEGEQCAIWDQDHAVMSRLHAVVGQYEAHFNRPFLIYAGELSAGEVIAVAEQRLHNDEETEGKVVRNELAKVHRHRLERMLGPEGGYPLW
- a CDS encoding inorganic diphosphatase, which gives rise to MSAEFDVVVEIPKGSRNKYEVDHATGRVTLDRYLYTSFGYPSDYGYIENTLGEDGDPLDALVLLPESVFPGVVVRARAVALFNMTDEAGGDAKVLAVPAGDPRWDSVQDLADVSAFDLDAIKHFFSHYKDLEPGKSVQAADWADRAAAEAEIQRSVERAKASGH
- the dacB gene encoding D-alanyl-D-alanine carboxypeptidase/D-alanyl-D-alanine endopeptidase, which translates into the protein MAPQQRSAPARPKHLARGVVVILVALVVVGVGLWGFQAYQSANAAAPAPAEPSPRSALRPEIRPVSPDAPSPAAAAVAAVLDPLGDNPLLARFSGVVLDGVSGAALWQRDPDAAMTPASTMKLLTAASAVLSLPLGARLATRVVAGSDPGQVVIVGAGDPTLSAAPDGEQSFYPGAARLDDLVAQVKQHHPGPVDEVLVDDSAYEGPNFAQGWLPGDVADGFITPMDPLMLDGGRLDRSRDESPRTTTPALDTGKELARRLGADPERTRLAPAPAGAVALAQVQSAPLRERILQFMLASDNVLAEAVGREVARGAGKPASFSGAVAAENEVLGKAGVDLAATRRLDSNGLSLDDRLSARTLARVLALATGRSSGLRPLLDMLPVAGATGTLAERFRDPLSGQNTAGAGFVRAKTGSLDDVSTLAGETADQDGRMLVFAFLSNDGATWDTRAALDALASALRGCGCR